From Thalassovita sp.:
TTTTCAGCAGCGGCAGGTCGTCCATACCATTGGTTCCGGTGGTGCCGCCCGGGCTCATGGTGACAAAGCGCAGATGGGGGTGCTGACGCGACATTGCTGCCATCCAGTGGGTGCCCACCAGTTTGATCGTGCCATAGACATCCAGCGGATCTGCCTTGGCGGGGAATTTGCTGCCGTTGGCGATCGATGCAAACTCTTCCGGGGAGCCGGTTTTGATGTCGGGGCGGGCGACGCCCATCTTGGGAATGCCGCGCGCCGCCTCTGAGCCGGCATAAAGCACGGTGGAGGTGATCAGCTGACGTTCCAGCATCGCCTCAACCAGGGCGACATGGCCCAGAACATTGGCGGCGAAGATATGGGTCACGCCTTCGCGGGTCAGCGCATAGGGGGTCTGGCCGCCGGTTCCGCCAGCGTTCAGGATCACCGCATCGACGGGGCTGGTCAGTTCGGCAACGGCCGTGCGCACCTTGGCGGGATCCGACACATCCAGGATCACAATGTCAAAAACCTTGCGGCCGGTTTCCGCTTCCAGCGCGGCTTTGGCGGCGCGGGCTTTTTCAGGATTGCGGCAGGCGAGATAGACTTTTTCGATCCCTTTTTGCAATGCCAATTGGCGGGCCGCTTCACGGCCAAGACCTGCGTTGGCACCGGTGATGAGGACAGATTTAATCGGGTTCATGGTCAGGCTCCTTTGGTTACCTGTAAGCAGTGTGTTTGTGGTTTTCGTCGTCTGACCCCAAAGTAATGCGGTTGAAAAATGATCTCTATCCGGGCAAAACTGAACACCGTGCATCAAATATGAACCACAGACCGCGCACCGGAGGCCCCATGCCAGACCAGACCAGCCAGGCGCTCAATTGGGATGATCTGAAGATCTTTCTT
This genomic window contains:
- a CDS encoding SDR family NAD(P)-dependent oxidoreductase — encoded protein: MNPIKSVLITGANAGLGREAARQLALQKGIEKVYLACRNPEKARAAKAALEAETGRKVFDIVILDVSDPAKVRTAVAELTSPVDAVILNAGGTGGQTPYALTREGVTHIFAANVLGHVALVEAMLERQLITSTVLYAGSEAARGIPKMGVARPDIKTGSPEEFASIANGSKFPAKADPLDVYGTIKLVGTHWMAAMSRQHPHLRFVTMSPGGTTGTNGMDDLPLLKKIFFKYIGSTVMPLFGMMHSVETGARRYVDGLMNPEFKSGHFYASRAGSPTGPVVDQVSIDATLGDTRAQDNAAAAIRQFA